Proteins found in one Microthrixaceae bacterium genomic segment:
- a CDS encoding asparaginase, with the protein MLNVEVLRGDLVESVHRIRACAVDRAGVVIGEAKPADADWPIFMRSAAKPFQAAPAAAAGVIEELGLTDEHLAVACASHDGSAYPVGLVREILSAARLDEFAVHTGDDGQGGLVRHQCSGNHALALAFCVVAGWPVDGYLELDHPVQRAMNESVAAACGVSPVLAADNCGMPTHRVPLSAVARAFGRLAGDDAGLDGLGRVVEAMRQHPYTVRQRGQIDSELIAASGGAVVAKVAAEAGVGVGTSDGVGLAVRVEDGSPRAWGVATMAVLRRWIPDAPANPVLDSLAAPVLFDGAHRPVGSMRAVWRD; encoded by the coding sequence ATGTTGAACGTGGAGGTGTTGCGGGGCGACCTGGTCGAGAGCGTGCATCGAATCCGAGCGTGCGCGGTCGACAGGGCTGGTGTGGTGATCGGCGAGGCGAAGCCGGCCGATGCCGATTGGCCGATCTTCATGCGTTCGGCGGCCAAGCCGTTTCAGGCGGCCCCGGCCGCGGCGGCCGGGGTCATCGAGGAACTCGGGCTGACCGACGAACACTTGGCGGTCGCCTGTGCTTCCCACGACGGCTCGGCCTATCCCGTCGGGTTGGTGCGCGAAATTCTTTCAGCCGCCCGTCTCGACGAGTTCGCGGTGCATACCGGCGACGACGGTCAAGGTGGATTGGTGCGGCATCAATGTTCAGGAAACCATGCGTTGGCACTGGCGTTCTGCGTCGTAGCCGGGTGGCCGGTGGACGGGTACCTCGAGTTGGATCACCCCGTGCAACGGGCGATGAATGAGTCCGTCGCCGCGGCGTGTGGCGTGTCGCCCGTGCTCGCAGCCGACAACTGCGGCATGCCCACCCATCGCGTGCCGCTTTCCGCAGTGGCCCGGGCGTTTGGTCGCCTCGCTGGCGACGATGCCGGACTCGATGGCCTGGGTCGTGTCGTCGAAGCGATGCGCCAGCATCCCTACACCGTGCGACAGCGTGGGCAGATCGACAGCGAACTCATCGCGGCAAGTGGGGGAGCGGTCGTCGCCAAGGTGGCGGCCGAGGCGGGAGTGGGGGTCGGCACCAGCGATGGAGTCGGCCTTGCGGTGCGGGTCGAGGACGGATCGCCTCGGGCGTGGGGGGTGGCAACCATGGCGGTGCTGCGACGTTGGATTCCGGACGCTCCAGCGAACCCGGTGCTCGATTCGTTGGCCGCTCCCGTGCTTTTCGACGGCGCTCACCGGCCGGTCGGGTCGATGCGAGCCGTGTGGCGCGACTGA
- a CDS encoding DUF2510 domain-containing protein translates to MSPTAPADWYPDPHGRHELRWFDGSGWTDHVCSNGQQGIDPQPVAAVPFAEVNAQGGATVPRADLSAERFEKSLAKVGLDAGDAGGCTGHLMTESVLVVSQKAKFVELTNEYAVLNQAGAQVGAVREIGQSTARKVLRFATNVDQFLTHRYEVVDMAGNIIFSMVRPAKFLKSKVQVSDAMGTPIGEIVQENALGKIHFGLNVEGQRLGSINAENWRAWNFNIQDAGGAEIARITKTFSGLARATFTSADNYVVQIDPTLQGPLRVMAVAAAVSVDTALKQDSR, encoded by the coding sequence ATGAGCCCGACAGCCCCTGCCGACTGGTACCCCGATCCGCACGGACGCCACGAACTGCGATGGTTCGACGGTTCGGGGTGGACCGACCATGTGTGCTCGAACGGCCAACAAGGGATCGACCCCCAGCCGGTCGCTGCCGTTCCGTTCGCAGAAGTGAACGCTCAAGGCGGTGCGACGGTTCCGCGGGCGGATCTGTCGGCGGAACGGTTTGAAAAGTCGTTGGCGAAGGTCGGCCTCGATGCCGGTGACGCGGGCGGATGCACCGGACACCTGATGACCGAATCCGTTCTCGTCGTCAGCCAGAAGGCGAAGTTCGTCGAGCTCACCAACGAATATGCCGTGTTGAACCAGGCGGGAGCGCAGGTGGGAGCGGTTCGCGAGATCGGCCAGTCGACCGCTCGAAAGGTGCTGCGGTTTGCGACCAACGTCGATCAGTTCCTCACCCACCGCTATGAGGTCGTCGACATGGCCGGCAACATCATCTTTTCGATGGTGCGACCAGCGAAGTTCCTGAAGTCGAAGGTGCAGGTGAGCGACGCGATGGGAACGCCGATCGGCGAGATCGTTCAGGAGAATGCGCTCGGCAAGATCCACTTTGGGCTCAATGTCGAGGGCCAACGTCTCGGGTCGATCAATGCGGAGAACTGGCGGGCATGGAATTTCAACATCCAGGACGCCGGCGGCGCCGAGATCGCCCGGATCACCAAGACCTTCTCGGGGCTGGCGAGAGCCACGTTCACCTCGGCGGACAACTACGTCGTTCAGATCGACCCGACGTTGCAGGGGCCGTTGCGCGTGATGGCGGTGGCCGCAGCGGTCAGCGTCGACACGGCCCTCAAGCAAGACAGCAGATAG
- the metH gene encoding methionine synthase, whose protein sequence is MTIQPSTTESDRHPYLQLLRERVVVFDGAAGTYLQQVGLTADDFGGEALDGCTDLLSVTRPDVIAQMHADYFAAGADVVETNSFGAFGIPLGEYDLQDRTHEINFAAARTARDVADSFSTPDRPRFVAGSMGPGTKFATLGQVSYAALRDLYEEQGIGLLEGGVDLFIIETQFDLLGIKAAMNGVRRAMKRVGREVPIQTQVTIETTGRMLPGTEIAAALGALDPMRPDVIGLNCATGPSEMGEHIRYLSQHSRIPISVLPNAGLPSVVDGKMHYDLGAEDFTAQVTRFVTDFGVRVVGGCCGTTPEYIRQLAEAVAAAEPAPLNPQHQDGATSIYSFQPFGSEEGDNASTAFLMIGERTNANGSKAFREAILAEDWDTTVSIAKAQISDGSHVLDLCVDYVGRDGTIDMDQIAQRFATQSTVPLVLDSTEPEVLESGLQWLGGRAILNSANLEDGDAEGSRMDRVFTMAREYGAAVICLLIDEEGQARDVEWKVRVAHRLHDIAINRYGLEPGDLIFDALTFPLSTGDEDLRNDAAATIEAIRRIHAELPGVYTTLGLSNVSFGLSPASRHVLNSVFLAECIKAGLTSAIAHASKIIPLSRIPDEQRDVCLDLIWDRRGTAGALSNGDPNYDPLHRLLEIFADVQVEAVVKEDRSDWPVERRLSTRIIDGDSEGLTDDLDEAIAGGLAPLAIINDVLLEGMKVVGDLFGKGEMQLPFVLQSAETMKRAVAYLEPMMDSSEAGAGKGRVVLATVKGDVHDIGKNLVDIILTNNGYEVHNLGIKVSIAEMIDKALEVEADAIGMSGLLVKSTLIMRDNLEELNARNLSKIPVMLGGAALTRTYVERDLREVYTGRLFYGKDAFEGLHVMDKLGQIKAGTVVDDAWGVEPGGRALPKREKVEIDPATIPARSPEVAADNPVFAPPFLGSRIVKGLAIDDIAPFINETTIFRNQWQFRPENGETDEQFKERLRPELRARLAQCKAEELLVPQVVYGYFCANSIGDDLVIWSDETRTEELGRFHYPRQQVEPWLCIADFFRPYDDGAGELDYAAFHIVTMGPRISEYCAQLFADNRYNDYLRFHGIGVEMAEALAEYWHKRIRTEWGFVDEDGPTTIGLFRQQYRGGRYSSGYPACPNLEDNALINDLLDGGRIGLEVSEETGWQYHPEQSTSALICHHPRAKYFVAR, encoded by the coding sequence TTGACCATCCAACCGTCGACCACCGAGTCGGACCGTCACCCTTACCTGCAGCTTCTGCGCGAACGCGTCGTGGTCTTCGATGGCGCCGCGGGCACCTACCTGCAACAGGTCGGCCTGACCGCCGACGACTTCGGCGGTGAGGCCCTCGACGGGTGCACCGACCTTCTGTCGGTCACCCGGCCCGACGTCATCGCCCAGATGCACGCCGACTACTTCGCCGCCGGCGCGGATGTCGTCGAGACGAACAGCTTCGGCGCATTCGGCATTCCGCTCGGCGAATACGACCTGCAAGACCGAACCCACGAGATCAACTTCGCCGCGGCACGTACCGCCCGCGACGTGGCCGACTCGTTCTCCACCCCCGACCGTCCGCGATTCGTCGCCGGATCGATGGGACCCGGCACCAAGTTCGCGACGCTCGGACAGGTCTCCTACGCCGCGCTGCGCGACCTCTACGAGGAACAAGGAATCGGCCTCCTCGAAGGCGGGGTCGACCTGTTCATCATCGAAACCCAGTTCGACCTGCTCGGCATCAAGGCGGCGATGAACGGCGTTCGACGGGCGATGAAACGGGTCGGACGCGAGGTGCCGATCCAGACCCAGGTGACCATCGAGACCACCGGGCGCATGCTGCCCGGAACAGAGATCGCCGCAGCGCTCGGCGCCCTCGACCCGATGCGGCCCGATGTCATCGGGCTCAACTGCGCAACTGGCCCCTCGGAGATGGGTGAGCACATTCGCTACCTCTCCCAACACAGCCGAATACCCATCTCGGTGCTGCCCAACGCCGGGCTCCCCTCGGTGGTCGACGGCAAGATGCACTACGACCTCGGCGCCGAGGACTTCACCGCGCAGGTGACACGATTCGTGACCGATTTCGGGGTACGGGTCGTCGGCGGGTGCTGTGGCACCACACCGGAGTACATCCGCCAACTCGCAGAGGCCGTCGCTGCGGCCGAGCCCGCCCCGTTGAACCCGCAGCATCAGGACGGCGCCACCTCGATCTACAGCTTCCAGCCCTTCGGATCCGAGGAAGGCGACAACGCGTCGACCGCTTTCTTGATGATCGGCGAACGAACCAACGCCAACGGTTCCAAAGCCTTTCGCGAAGCGATTCTGGCCGAGGACTGGGACACCACGGTCTCGATCGCCAAGGCTCAGATCTCCGATGGCAGCCACGTGCTCGACCTGTGCGTCGACTACGTCGGACGAGACGGCACGATCGACATGGACCAGATCGCACAGCGTTTCGCGACCCAGTCGACGGTGCCGCTGGTGCTCGACTCCACCGAACCGGAAGTGCTCGAATCGGGCCTGCAGTGGCTCGGCGGTCGCGCCATTCTCAACTCGGCCAACCTCGAGGACGGCGACGCCGAGGGAAGCCGGATGGACCGGGTGTTCACCATGGCCCGCGAGTACGGCGCCGCGGTCATCTGCCTTCTCATCGACGAGGAGGGGCAGGCGCGCGACGTCGAATGGAAGGTCCGGGTCGCTCATCGCCTTCACGACATCGCCATCAACCGCTACGGGCTGGAGCCGGGCGACCTCATCTTCGATGCCTTGACCTTCCCGCTGTCCACCGGCGACGAAGACCTGCGAAACGACGCGGCCGCCACCATCGAGGCCATCCGCCGAATCCACGCCGAGCTTCCGGGCGTGTACACCACCCTCGGGCTGTCGAACGTGAGCTTCGGGCTATCCCCCGCGAGCCGCCACGTGCTCAACTCGGTGTTCCTCGCCGAGTGCATCAAGGCCGGACTCACCTCTGCCATCGCGCACGCGTCGAAGATCATTCCCCTGTCCCGCATCCCCGATGAACAGCGCGACGTGTGCCTCGATCTCATCTGGGACCGGCGGGGCACCGCAGGAGCGTTGTCGAACGGCGACCCGAACTACGACCCACTTCACCGGCTCCTGGAGATCTTCGCCGACGTACAGGTGGAGGCCGTCGTCAAGGAGGACCGCTCCGACTGGCCGGTTGAGCGGCGCCTGTCGACGCGCATCATCGACGGCGATTCCGAAGGCCTCACCGACGATCTCGACGAAGCGATCGCCGGAGGCCTCGCCCCCCTGGCCATCATCAATGATGTCCTGTTGGAGGGGATGAAGGTCGTCGGTGATCTCTTCGGCAAGGGGGAGATGCAACTGCCCTTCGTGCTGCAGTCGGCCGAGACGATGAAGCGGGCAGTCGCCTATCTGGAGCCGATGATGGACAGCTCCGAGGCGGGCGCGGGCAAGGGCAGGGTCGTGTTGGCCACCGTGAAGGGCGACGTTCACGACATCGGCAAGAACCTGGTCGACATCATCCTCACCAACAACGGCTACGAGGTGCACAACCTCGGCATCAAGGTGTCGATCGCCGAGATGATCGACAAGGCGCTTGAGGTCGAGGCCGACGCTATCGGCATGAGCGGCCTGCTGGTGAAGTCGACGCTCATCATGCGCGACAACCTCGAGGAGCTCAACGCCCGCAACCTGTCGAAGATCCCCGTGATGCTCGGCGGCGCGGCACTCACCCGCACCTACGTCGAGCGCGACCTTCGCGAGGTCTACACGGGCCGCCTTTTCTACGGAAAGGATGCGTTCGAGGGCCTCCATGTCATGGACAAGCTCGGTCAGATCAAGGCCGGCACCGTGGTCGACGACGCCTGGGGGGTCGAGCCGGGAGGTCGAGCCCTGCCCAAGCGCGAGAAAGTTGAAATCGACCCCGCCACCATCCCTGCCCGCTCCCCCGAGGTGGCCGCAGACAACCCGGTGTTCGCGCCGCCCTTCCTTGGGAGTCGCATCGTGAAGGGGTTGGCGATCGACGACATTGCGCCCTTCATCAACGAGACGACGATCTTTCGCAACCAGTGGCAGTTCCGGCCCGAGAACGGCGAAACCGACGAGCAGTTCAAAGAGCGACTGCGTCCCGAGCTTCGCGCCCGACTGGCACAGTGCAAGGCCGAGGAACTGCTCGTTCCCCAGGTCGTCTACGGATACTTCTGCGCCAACTCCATCGGCGACGACCTCGTCATCTGGTCCGATGAGACGCGCACCGAGGAGCTGGGCCGGTTCCACTACCCCCGCCAGCAGGTGGAACCGTGGCTGTGCATCGCGGACTTCTTCCGCCCCTACGACGACGGGGCCGGCGAACTCGACTACGCCGCGTTCCACATCGTCACCATGGGGCCGCGCATCTCTGAGTACTGCGCGCAGCTGTTCGCCGACAACCGCTACAACGACTACCTGCGGTTTCACGGAATCGGTGTGGAGATGGCCGAGGCCCTCGCCGAGTACTGGCACAAACGCATCCGAACCGAATGGGGATTCGTCGACGAGGACGGACCGACCACGATCGGACTTTTCCGCCAGCAGTACCGTGGCGGGCGCTACTCGTCCGGATACCCGGCGTGCCCGAATCTCGAGGACAATGCGCTCATCAACGACCTGCTCGACGGCGGGCGCATCGGCCTTGAGGTGTCGGAGGAGACCGGCTGGCAATACCACCCCGAACAGAGCACCTCGGCGCTCATCTGCCACCATCCACGGGCGAAGTACTTCGTCGCTCGGTGA
- a CDS encoding alpha/beta hydrolase: MSMLRLRRGLIAGVVACAIVAGCAGRDEGDDGHRAVGTPSTTTSAPVPDALSRASFAPYEPLWTARDCGDPGSTASPIDPNIEVSCGTLTVPENRREPQGNLVELAVRRIGFVGEGAAPDPVVYLHGGPGSGVYQSGSARWERLAHELRREVIVFDQRGVGASSPNLNCPEREDAFIEVLSGTAGWDVELANIQTALSTCFERLNAAGHDLSQYNTFANAADLADLRVALGIDAWNLWGVSYGTRLALTALRFFPEGIRSVVLDSVSPPSAANVYGSLVSGREAFDRLANGCGTEPACNERFGDIRPAIDAIYAAMNEQPAETDLTVGDQNLHLRLDGSDAIAGLFNAMYDTTLIPQLPAAITDLAAGGRGIVAMIAQVGIPFINSMTEGAYLSYECADNTARIEPSEVDSLIEDPGEAATLLLAGWNLFCEQWPIEPLPVEFGDVVTRDLVPDDVAVIVFAGEYDPITPSDRSREVAEAIDALAFVEIPRGGHGAQSSNSCTKGLFLRFINDPTQLDTTCVASIPVVPFA; the protein is encoded by the coding sequence ATGAGCATGCTTCGACTCCGGCGCGGTTTGATCGCCGGAGTCGTCGCGTGCGCGATCGTCGCGGGATGCGCTGGCCGAGACGAAGGTGACGACGGGCACCGAGCTGTCGGCACCCCGTCGACGACAACCTCAGCGCCGGTTCCCGACGCCCTATCCCGTGCGTCCTTCGCCCCCTATGAACCGCTGTGGACCGCACGGGACTGTGGCGATCCAGGTTCGACCGCGTCGCCGATCGATCCGAACATCGAAGTGTCCTGTGGGACGCTCACCGTTCCGGAGAACCGACGTGAGCCACAGGGCAACCTCGTCGAGTTGGCCGTGCGCAGAATCGGCTTTGTCGGCGAGGGTGCTGCCCCCGACCCCGTGGTGTATCTCCATGGCGGGCCGGGCAGTGGCGTGTACCAATCCGGCTCCGCCCGGTGGGAACGTTTGGCTCACGAACTTCGGCGCGAGGTGATCGTCTTCGACCAACGCGGCGTCGGGGCGTCGTCGCCGAACCTCAACTGCCCCGAACGCGAGGACGCGTTCATCGAAGTGCTCTCTGGCACCGCCGGATGGGACGTCGAACTGGCGAACATCCAGACCGCGCTTTCCACGTGCTTCGAACGGCTGAACGCCGCCGGACACGACCTGAGTCAGTACAACACGTTCGCCAACGCCGCCGACCTGGCCGACCTGCGCGTCGCGCTCGGAATCGACGCCTGGAACCTCTGGGGTGTGTCCTATGGGACTCGTCTCGCGCTCACCGCCCTGCGTTTCTTCCCCGAGGGAATCCGTTCGGTCGTACTCGACTCGGTTTCTCCGCCGAGTGCCGCGAACGTCTACGGATCGTTGGTATCTGGGCGAGAGGCCTTCGACAGGCTCGCGAACGGCTGCGGCACCGAACCCGCGTGCAATGAGCGCTTTGGCGACATCCGCCCCGCTATCGACGCGATCTACGCGGCGATGAACGAACAGCCCGCCGAAACCGACCTCACGGTTGGCGACCAGAACCTGCACCTGCGTCTCGACGGATCCGATGCGATCGCCGGGCTGTTCAACGCGATGTATGACACCACGCTGATCCCGCAGTTGCCAGCGGCGATCACCGATCTCGCAGCGGGCGGCCGGGGCATCGTGGCGATGATCGCCCAGGTCGGCATTCCGTTCATCAACTCGATGACCGAGGGCGCCTACCTGTCCTACGAATGCGCCGACAACACCGCTCGGATCGAGCCTTCTGAGGTCGACTCGCTCATCGAGGATCCCGGCGAGGCGGCGACGTTGCTGTTGGCCGGCTGGAACCTGTTCTGCGAACAGTGGCCGATCGAACCGTTGCCCGTCGAATTCGGCGACGTCGTCACCCGTGACCTGGTACCGGATGACGTCGCGGTCATCGTGTTCGCCGGGGAATACGACCCGATCACTCCGAGCGATCGTTCCCGTGAGGTTGCCGAAGCCATCGATGCCCTGGCGTTCGTCGAGATCCCCCGAGGCGGCCACGGGGCGCAGTCGTCCAACTCGTGCACCAAGGGCCTCTTCCTGCGATTCATCAACGACCCGACACAGCTCGACACCACCTGCGTCGCGTCGATTCCCGTCGTTCCGTTCGCGTAG
- a CDS encoding DUF222 domain-containing protein: MFEDFDSELNSLGAGIDDVAVLFELQRRLDLHMIDVLGELDAVGMTDVVEGLSTKAWVSKTARCSGVTAARRVSVARAVRRRYRPDVLDRLRSGVVGFDHLVVIGRWSNPRIEPTWSDNAGPMLDLAEHLTFAKWEKVIAALARLVDTDGTEPAPPAEKSWLDLRDIHGPDGVIGVDRLSSSATAAAEVVRQVINDATKSSPCRPQRCRTPDAVTVDIGISVAGQSVDGPVPVRHPVHPVG, translated from the coding sequence ATGTTCGAGGACTTCGACAGCGAACTGAATAGCCTGGGTGCCGGGATCGACGATGTGGCGGTCCTGTTCGAACTGCAACGCCGTTTGGATCTGCACATGATCGACGTGTTGGGCGAACTGGATGCCGTTGGGATGACCGACGTCGTCGAAGGCCTGTCCACCAAAGCGTGGGTGTCCAAGACCGCTCGTTGCTCGGGGGTGACCGCGGCCCGACGGGTTTCGGTGGCTCGGGCGGTGCGGCGCCGGTATCGGCCCGACGTGTTGGACCGGCTCCGCTCCGGTGTCGTGGGGTTTGATCATCTGGTGGTGATCGGACGGTGGTCGAACCCGCGGATCGAACCCACCTGGTCCGACAACGCCGGACCAATGCTGGACCTCGCGGAACATTTGACGTTCGCGAAATGGGAAAAGGTCATCGCCGCGTTGGCACGCCTCGTCGATACCGACGGCACCGAACCCGCCCCACCCGCCGAAAAGTCCTGGCTCGACCTACGCGACATTCACGGCCCCGACGGTGTCATCGGCGTGGATCGCCTGAGTTCTTCGGCGACTGCCGCTGCGGAGGTTGTTCGCCAGGTTATCAACGACGCCACCAAATCGTCACCGTGCCGTCCGCAACGATGCCGAACACCAGACGCGGTCACCGTCGACATCGGAATCTCAGTTGCGGGCCAAAGCGTTGATGGACCTGTGCCGGTTCGGCACCCAGTTCACCCTGTCGGGTAA
- a CDS encoding HNH endonuclease — translation MGQLLDVGHSVRLATDAQRAALAARDGGCCFPGCEAPAHHTEAHHVRHHRNGGATAVNNLACLCRHHHGLVHRVGWAMHITTDGWTLYTHPCGITIWGQQHGVQRQGPIPEELAAEPEPPARPKVTTRGGTVDLGDAIATIRHRYDRMTATPNTRMYRPHDARRSASSRGSGRTGRTGGATRAGRRTTAGQLSLTPTKPPQPPIRQ, via the coding sequence TTGGGTCAACTGTTGGATGTTGGCCATAGCGTGCGGTTGGCGACCGATGCTCAACGCGCCGCACTCGCCGCCCGGGACGGGGGGTGTTGTTTCCCCGGCTGTGAAGCTCCCGCACACCACACCGAAGCCCACCATGTTCGCCATCACCGCAACGGCGGTGCCACCGCGGTGAACAACCTGGCGTGTCTGTGCCGACACCACCACGGACTCGTACACCGCGTCGGATGGGCCATGCACATCACCACCGACGGATGGACCCTCTACACCCACCCCTGTGGCATCACCATCTGGGGGCAACAACACGGGGTACAACGCCAAGGCCCCATCCCCGAAGAACTCGCGGCAGAACCCGAACCACCGGCCCGACCCAAAGTGACAACCCGCGGCGGGACCGTCGATTTGGGCGACGCGATCGCCACCATCCGGCACCGCTACGACCGCATGACCGCCACCCCCAACACCCGCATGTACCGACCCCACGACGCCCGCAGGTCCGCCTCCAGCCGAGGCTCGGGCAGGACCGGACGAACCGGCGGAGCGACGAGGGCAGGGCGACGAACCACCGCCGGGCAACTCTCACTCACCCCGACCAAACCACCCCAACCACCGATACGCCAATGA